Proteins from one Amycolatopsis endophytica genomic window:
- a CDS encoding DUF1028 domain-containing protein, which yields MTYSIVARDPATGQLGVGAQTHFFGVGTLLPWAEAGVGAVATQAFVNVGYGPRGLELLRAGVPAATTVDLLLAEDPDAAYRQVGVVDARGSLGVHTGGSCAPYAASARGHQVSVQGNMLAAPEVCQAALAAFESAGGDLADRILAGLLGADAAGGDVRGSQSAALRVVSGRRGPAPWQEVVVDLRVDDHPEPLAELSRLLPRSRAFDTVGGVMFARGLTLGPFDGVGPDELDERLRALASAAEVIGPDNREADFWRAVLLARAGRHREAAELFADVVAFRPALLRFAEGLAPLGFLDGEALAAITAHTGGAA from the coding sequence GTGACGTACTCGATCGTCGCGCGTGATCCGGCCACCGGTCAGCTCGGTGTCGGCGCCCAGACCCACTTCTTCGGCGTCGGCACGTTGCTGCCCTGGGCCGAAGCGGGCGTCGGCGCGGTGGCCACCCAGGCGTTCGTCAACGTCGGCTACGGCCCCCGCGGCCTGGAGTTGCTGCGGGCCGGGGTGCCCGCGGCGACCACGGTGGACCTTCTGCTGGCCGAGGACCCGGACGCCGCCTACCGCCAGGTGGGCGTGGTCGACGCGCGGGGCTCGCTGGGCGTGCACACCGGCGGGTCGTGCGCACCGTACGCCGCTTCCGCCCGCGGACACCAGGTCTCGGTGCAGGGGAACATGCTGGCCGCCCCCGAGGTGTGCCAGGCCGCGCTGGCCGCCTTCGAGTCCGCGGGCGGGGACCTCGCCGACCGCATCCTCGCCGGCCTCCTTGGCGCGGATGCGGCCGGGGGAGACGTGCGTGGTTCGCAGTCGGCCGCCCTGCGGGTGGTGTCGGGTCGGCGCGGTCCGGCACCGTGGCAGGAAGTGGTCGTCGACCTGCGCGTCGATGATCACCCCGAACCGCTGGCCGAGTTGTCGCGGCTGCTGCCCCGGTCGCGGGCGTTCGACACCGTCGGCGGCGTGATGTTCGCGCGCGGGCTGACGCTCGGGCCGTTCGACGGCGTCGGACCGGACGAACTGGACGAACGCCTGCGTGCGCTCGCCTCGGCGGCGGAGGTCATCGGGCCGGACAACCGCGAGGCCGACTTCTGGCGCGCGGTGCTGCTCGCCCGCGCCGGACGGCACCGGGAGGCCGCCGAGCTGTTCGCCGACGTCGTGGCGTTCCGGCCGGCGCTGTTGCGGTTCGCCGAAGGGCTGGCCCCGCTCGGGTTTCTCGACGGCGAAGCCCTCGCGGCCATCACCGCGCACACCGGCGGGGCGGCATGA
- a CDS encoding alpha/beta fold hydrolase, protein MGLDRVDVAGPSGRLSVLRSTGNRPGTPLLLVHPINSAAVVWTGVAALLDRPVVALDLRGHGQSGQAGPFTVEEGYVPDVLAVLESLGLDRVHLAGGSLGGTISVALAALHPHRVASVTTFGSTLGTGVPSEAIEAMVGELDAKGTAGYFADLVPDIVGRAHRESAGIREVMAEAVGARPEAVVAGILHGAFGADIRHLAGRVATTGIPVLAVAGTEDPTCPPAMSRELAAVTGGSARELAGTGHLPMLEETERVAALLRQHTAAGEGQP, encoded by the coding sequence ATGGGCCTGGACCGCGTGGACGTCGCGGGACCGTCGGGCCGGTTGTCGGTGCTGCGCAGCACCGGCAACCGGCCCGGGACCCCGCTGCTGCTCGTCCACCCCATCAACTCCGCCGCCGTGGTCTGGACCGGGGTGGCCGCGCTCCTCGACCGCCCGGTCGTGGCGCTGGACCTGCGCGGGCACGGGCAGTCCGGGCAGGCCGGCCCGTTCACCGTCGAGGAGGGCTACGTCCCGGACGTCCTGGCCGTGCTCGAAAGTCTCGGGCTGGACCGGGTGCACCTCGCCGGCGGTTCGCTCGGCGGCACGATCTCCGTGGCGCTGGCCGCGCTGCACCCGCACCGGGTCGCCAGCGTCACGACGTTCGGCTCGACGCTGGGCACCGGTGTGCCGTCCGAGGCCATCGAGGCGATGGTGGGCGAACTCGACGCCAAGGGCACCGCCGGGTACTTCGCCGATCTGGTGCCGGACATCGTGGGCCGGGCACACCGGGAATCCGCCGGGATCAGGGAGGTGATGGCGGAGGCGGTCGGGGCGCGGCCCGAAGCGGTGGTCGCCGGGATCCTGCACGGTGCTTTCGGCGCCGACATCCGGCACCTGGCGGGCAGGGTCGCCACGACCGGGATCCCCGTGCTGGCCGTGGCGGGCACCGAGGATCCGACCTGCCCGCCCGCGATGTCACGCGAACTGGCCGCGGTCACCGGCGGCAGCGCGCGGGAACTGGCCGGGACGGGACACCTGCCGATGCTCGAAGAGACCGAGCGGGTGGCCGCCCTCCTCCGGCAGCACACCGCCGCCGGGGAGGGACAGCCGTGA